In Pseudoalteromonas sp. NC201, a single window of DNA contains:
- a CDS encoding bifunctional acetate--CoA ligase family protein/GNAT family N-acetyltransferase, with the protein MSVKRISQFFNPQSIAVIGASNNPDRAGFIVMRNLLQGGFKGPIMPVSPKHTAVHGVLAYNTIRQLPKVPDLAVICTNKQTLVQIINELGEIGCQHAIIIAAGLDNQHKQLLKEAAKIAKVTLLGPNCLGLLIPHLGINASFSHTVAAPGKLAFISQSAAVCSTILDWAQHKKIGFSYFVSVGDCLDIDFDELLDFLGRDPKTQAILLYIDNIDDVRRFISAARAAAFSKPVIAIKTGKTKAGAIAALNHTGGNTSDDAVYDAMFQRAGMLRVNDLRELFAATQTLALHPKLLQVEQLTILTNGGGPGIMAVDTLLQNSGKLAVLSEQTKQALSALIPQTDHACNPIDIFGDSSPKRYQQALEVLLKADEVKNLLIIHTPSALAPSTAYAEIIAQTLAKIPKMARPYVMTNFMGEEAAYAARLVCANAKIPTYRTPEGAVGAFMHLVSYRRNQKHLTQTPESYSDEGQLQHLQSKRLINDFLNSGANKLATHLASQVLANYDIECIETQIALTPSEAKEQAQQLGFPVALKLISHDIPSKSEVGGVVLNLNDAEEVEQTAFSMLLRIREAAPEAEIEGFSLQRMAKRAGGQELRIAVKTEPGVGPVILLGEAGTGLNFSQAAVALPPLNMNLAKYLIAAAHDKGFIKERALPEKVDKYRLCALLTRVSQMVVDQPDIIDMELNPILACSGQFQVLDASITLRRYEPVSGRKRLAIRPYPRELVKTVTLKDGRPATLRPIRPEDERAHQEFDQSLSKEDRYRRFFGELPQFNHEQLAKMTQIDYDREMAFIVTVPNKSSYQTLGVSRVLMDPDNQVAEFAVVVRSDCQGLGLGRILMEAAIKHCRKQNVQSIEGITLPENSGMIGLAKKLGFTVSRDFEEGTIQMVLHLN; encoded by the coding sequence ATGAGCGTAAAGCGTATTAGCCAATTTTTTAACCCCCAATCTATTGCGGTGATTGGTGCTTCTAACAATCCAGATCGCGCCGGCTTTATTGTAATGCGTAACTTGCTGCAAGGCGGCTTTAAAGGGCCCATTATGCCCGTCAGCCCAAAACATACCGCAGTGCATGGAGTGCTTGCTTACAATACTATTAGACAGTTACCCAAAGTCCCTGATCTCGCTGTTATTTGTACCAACAAACAAACCCTAGTGCAAATCATCAATGAGCTTGGCGAAATTGGTTGTCAGCATGCAATCATCATCGCGGCGGGTCTCGATAATCAGCATAAACAACTATTAAAAGAAGCCGCCAAAATAGCCAAAGTCACCTTGCTTGGTCCTAATTGCCTCGGTTTACTCATTCCTCACTTGGGTATTAATGCTAGTTTTTCTCATACGGTTGCAGCACCCGGTAAGCTTGCTTTTATTTCACAATCGGCGGCGGTATGTTCAACCATACTGGACTGGGCACAACATAAAAAAATCGGCTTTTCTTACTTTGTTTCCGTTGGGGATTGCCTTGATATCGATTTCGACGAACTACTCGATTTCCTCGGACGGGATCCAAAAACCCAAGCTATTTTGCTTTATATTGATAATATCGACGATGTTAGGCGCTTTATTTCCGCAGCTCGAGCCGCTGCATTTAGTAAGCCCGTCATCGCCATAAAAACCGGTAAAACCAAGGCTGGCGCAATCGCTGCGCTGAATCACACCGGCGGCAATACCTCCGATGACGCAGTTTATGATGCCATGTTCCAACGTGCAGGTATGCTGAGGGTAAACGATCTTAGGGAGCTATTTGCTGCCACTCAAACCCTTGCTTTACACCCCAAATTGCTGCAAGTAGAACAGCTGACCATTTTAACCAATGGTGGCGGCCCTGGCATTATGGCGGTCGATACCTTACTACAGAACTCAGGCAAACTGGCGGTACTAAGCGAGCAGACCAAGCAAGCGCTCAGCGCCCTGATCCCACAAACGGATCATGCTTGTAACCCTATAGATATTTTTGGTGATTCCTCGCCAAAACGTTACCAACAAGCACTAGAAGTTCTGTTAAAAGCTGACGAAGTCAAAAACTTATTGATAATTCATACTCCTTCAGCGCTTGCGCCAAGTACCGCTTATGCCGAGATCATTGCACAGACCCTAGCCAAAATTCCAAAAATGGCACGCCCTTATGTGATGACAAACTTTATGGGTGAAGAAGCGGCATATGCTGCAAGGCTTGTATGCGCAAATGCTAAGATCCCAACTTATCGTACACCCGAAGGTGCAGTTGGTGCCTTTATGCACTTGGTGAGCTACCGCCGAAACCAAAAACATCTCACACAGACACCAGAATCCTACAGTGATGAAGGCCAGCTGCAACACCTGCAAAGCAAACGTTTAATCAATGACTTTTTAAATTCAGGTGCCAATAAACTCGCGACCCATTTGGCTTCTCAAGTGCTGGCTAATTACGATATAGAATGTATAGAGACACAAATCGCACTCACCCCCTCAGAAGCGAAAGAGCAAGCTCAGCAGCTTGGCTTTCCCGTTGCACTTAAACTGATAAGCCATGATATTCCTTCTAAATCGGAAGTGGGTGGGGTTGTACTCAACCTCAACGATGCAGAAGAAGTAGAACAAACCGCATTTTCGATGTTACTACGGATCCGTGAGGCGGCACCCGAAGCTGAAATAGAAGGCTTCTCTTTGCAACGCATGGCAAAACGCGCTGGTGGACAAGAATTACGGATAGCAGTAAAAACCGAGCCCGGTGTCGGCCCTGTTATTTTACTAGGTGAAGCGGGCACCGGGCTTAATTTCTCTCAAGCTGCGGTGGCATTGCCACCACTGAATATGAACCTTGCAAAGTACCTGATTGCAGCCGCCCATGACAAAGGCTTTATCAAGGAGCGAGCACTGCCTGAAAAGGTCGATAAATACCGTCTGTGCGCCCTACTCACTCGTGTCTCTCAAATGGTAGTCGACCAACCCGATATTATTGATATGGAACTCAACCCTATTTTGGCCTGTTCGGGTCAGTTCCAAGTGCTCGACGCCAGTATTACGCTAAGACGATACGAGCCAGTATCAGGCCGTAAACGCTTGGCCATCCGACCTTACCCCCGAGAGTTGGTAAAAACCGTGACATTAAAAGATGGCCGCCCTGCAACCTTGAGACCTATTCGTCCTGAGGATGAAAGAGCGCACCAAGAATTTGACCAGTCTTTAAGTAAAGAAGATAGATACCGCCGCTTTTTTGGCGAGCTGCCGCAATTTAATCATGAGCAACTCGCCAAAATGACGCAAATTGACTACGACCGAGAAATGGCGTTTATCGTCACTGTGCCGAATAAATCTAGCTACCAAACGCTTGGGGTATCACGCGTATTGATGGACCCAGATAACCAAGTGGCTGAATTTGCCGTAGTGGTACGCTCAGACTGCCAAGGACTTGGGCTTGGACGAATACTCATGGAAGCTGCTATAAAACACTGTCGTAAACAAAACGTACAAAGTATAGAAGGGATCACTCTGCCAGAAAATAGCGGTATGATAGGTCTTGCCAAAAAGCTCGGATTCACCGTATCTCGAGATTTTGAGGAAGGCACCATTCAGATGGTGTTACACTTAAACTAA
- a CDS encoding ion transporter, whose protein sequence is MQLHIREKTAAVLEATGQYRRLGRAVDIFLITLILTNVVAIVLESERDLATVYHHYFLTLELVSVTIFAIEYLLRFWCCVDKLDYRHLDIPNWKKRLKYLISPLAVIDLIAILPTILMAFITFDLRFLRVIRLLRIFKLTRYSRAMQLLLAAFKEESSSLLAAFFIMSVVLIMASCGIYLIEHDVQPDKFGSIPKAMWWAMATLTTVGYGDVVPITPLGQFFGGLITLLSMGMVAIPTGLLASSFADQMRKRRDAFNEAVLHALVDGDVDKSEQAHLEALRIELGLSQLEANQAIKLMSSQRVHHMYCRHCGKKL, encoded by the coding sequence ATGCAACTTCACATCAGAGAAAAAACGGCTGCGGTGCTCGAGGCTACAGGGCAATACCGCCGACTCGGGCGGGCAGTTGATATCTTCCTCATCACGCTGATTTTAACCAATGTCGTTGCCATCGTGTTGGAATCTGAGCGCGACTTAGCAACTGTGTACCATCACTACTTTCTCACCTTAGAGTTAGTCAGTGTGACCATCTTCGCCATTGAATACTTACTGAGATTTTGGTGCTGTGTCGATAAGCTTGATTACCGCCATTTGGATATACCAAATTGGAAAAAGCGCCTAAAGTATCTGATATCACCGCTGGCGGTGATTGATCTCATCGCTATTTTGCCAACCATATTAATGGCCTTTATCACCTTTGATCTGCGTTTTTTACGTGTTATTCGATTACTCAGGATCTTTAAGCTGACGCGCTACTCTCGGGCCATGCAGTTGCTACTCGCAGCATTTAAAGAAGAATCGAGTTCATTACTTGCCGCCTTTTTTATCATGAGCGTTGTGCTAATCATGGCCTCTTGCGGAATTTATCTTATTGAACACGATGTGCAACCGGATAAATTTGGCTCCATTCCTAAAGCGATGTGGTGGGCGATGGCTACTCTAACCACCGTGGGTTATGGCGATGTTGTGCCTATCACCCCGCTTGGACAATTTTTTGGTGGCCTTATCACTTTACTCAGTATGGGCATGGTCGCGATCCCCACCGGCCTCTTGGCCTCAAGCTTTGCGGACCAAATGCGCAAACGTCGAGATGCATTCAATGAAGCGGTATTGCATGCGTTAGTCGATGGTGATGTCGACAAAAGTGAACAAGCCCATTTAGAAGCCCTTCGTATAGAGCTTGGCTTAAGTCAATTGGAAGCAAACCAAGCAATTAAACTAATGAGTAGTCAACGCGTCCATCATATGTACTGTCGTCACTGTGGTAAAAAGCTGTAG
- a CDS encoding EAL domain-containing protein, translating into MLIDEQGYLWLSTEGGLNRYDGYQVLDVNGPDGVLDKVQVNYIYQDNLGGIWITTGIAGLLRYDPMKDEYRKYIEPPSTEDEFYSNLVNIVLTKDDDHMWVVRTNDVATLNIHSGKLKSEVTLPLDEESGFIRAVYQHQDILFIATSERLFAYHLTTKKLRTLDHLAPIEHPYQTNTKSLFILDQDTLLVGAVQGMYELDISQLLKDFDAEVQFKTLLPELNIWKMLRHDEHTLLLGTDKGLVYYTIEDGNAVRDSRLSSSVFLPSNTSIIDIVKDNYGGLWVATKEDGAFYLPDSTLAFDNVSDLTVEGEGFSHSNVWAMHESNQFLWLATNDGLTRYNPKTRETKQFLKGYLGDEILSEFIIWKIAEYKNKLWLTTVKGLFVFDPITHEVTRPKANNPEDKEILTSFVKGGELLSDGKFYFVNSDVGMFVYDINTAELTHLTKSFENVDPFLTYGFYPPLPNEPLKPLYYYAGVLLQYDPQLETLTEIYKAPKANKHLAVDITTYTIDKNNILWLSLSSFGLIGLTLDGYEPIYNIDLKAHKIDTLMYEMRQDKEGMIWMSSHKGIWRLDPDNLHLQQFTTEDGILSNEFNGGASVMLEDGRIAYGMLKGFVVFSPDDNRPKKPLLDHVNITSVDLISRPNQKAGLKQFDHIELEHDDIGLEVSFSAMAFSYQDRIIYEYQISGGQKILSRNQNRVVFPKLNPGEYALKVWAKDPLTGDYTPPAKLTINVNYPAWRSPVAIAGYVFLTLLLLSLWSYRKYRVEQLILAAHKETQDREARLKMALEGSNSGVWEWHAGSTLIYQPRLVTELDYELESVGLDDYLQKIHPSDRAMFRLQWLEFVTTNKGFIDCTYRLKDSKGQWRWYKDFGKVLEWDEGNPTQVAGTYTNLTRERLFEERAALFGAAFEQTRDWVMILDKRLRIQACNRAMQNAFNLDSIPSSSTAVKLGMSRQKRMMYLRQTLALAVHQHLSSEEVVSLPNGDERDVLIKISAVANSDGELYSYVVVLTDISQQKRTEKELYQLANYDLQTKLPNKALLMDRVQHAIVHSQHTHFALLVIKFNRLQNLYDIYGADFVAELLPLLATKLRCCFRELDSLATGHDKSFYVLMEHLDNPEQVHQYVECLVHSFSTPIEAAGHTVLMQPAIGIAMYPDDASDAFELNQAAKAALEHVNVQQISSYQFFREEMNGKVRRSREVEQALMRALKNGEFSNHYQPIVDVESDTLLGFEALLRWPENSEFCAQEYALAAEHAGVVTELTLQTLSRALVELRHWQTMKQDLYISINLSAIDFESSSLVEDIQQALCRSKVSGHSVAFEITETALLSNVESAVKVMKEIKALGCRIYMDDFGTGYASLTYLQQLPIDVIKIDKSFVQQIAEDPESYLIIRSCVNLAHGLGLKCVAEGVENDLQYQRIKAEQVDYYQGYRFSSAISGEQVAQLLSEI; encoded by the coding sequence CTGCTTATCGACGAGCAAGGGTATCTATGGCTTTCCACTGAAGGTGGGCTTAACCGTTACGATGGCTATCAGGTATTGGATGTAAATGGACCCGATGGCGTACTTGATAAAGTGCAGGTAAATTATATCTATCAGGACAACCTTGGTGGGATTTGGATCACGACGGGTATTGCAGGGTTACTGCGATACGATCCGATGAAAGATGAGTATAGAAAATATATAGAACCACCGTCTACAGAGGACGAGTTTTATTCTAATTTGGTTAATATTGTTTTGACCAAAGATGATGATCATATGTGGGTTGTGCGTACCAATGATGTTGCGACCCTCAATATCCACTCAGGTAAGCTCAAGAGTGAGGTGACTTTACCGTTAGATGAAGAAAGTGGTTTTATACGCGCTGTTTATCAACATCAAGACATCTTGTTTATCGCCACTTCAGAGCGCTTGTTTGCATATCATTTAACAACGAAAAAATTAAGAACCCTCGATCACCTTGCTCCCATTGAACATCCTTATCAAACAAATACTAAATCACTATTTATTTTAGACCAGGATACCTTGCTCGTGGGTGCGGTTCAGGGGATGTATGAGCTAGATATTTCTCAACTACTAAAAGATTTTGACGCAGAGGTACAGTTTAAAACGCTGCTTCCCGAACTAAACATATGGAAAATGCTCAGGCATGATGAACATACCTTGCTGCTTGGTACTGACAAAGGTCTTGTTTATTACACGATTGAAGATGGTAATGCGGTTCGAGATAGCCGTTTGTCTTCAAGCGTATTTTTGCCGTCAAATACCAGTATTATCGATATTGTTAAAGACAACTATGGTGGCCTTTGGGTCGCCACAAAAGAAGACGGTGCATTTTACTTACCAGACAGTACGCTGGCGTTTGATAATGTTAGTGATCTTACCGTTGAAGGTGAAGGTTTTTCTCACAGTAATGTCTGGGCGATGCATGAATCTAATCAATTTTTGTGGCTGGCAACGAATGACGGCCTAACACGATACAATCCAAAAACCAGAGAGACTAAACAGTTTCTAAAGGGTTACTTGGGTGACGAAATTCTCTCAGAGTTTATTATCTGGAAGATTGCGGAGTATAAAAATAAGCTTTGGCTGACGACGGTAAAAGGACTGTTTGTCTTTGACCCTATTACTCACGAAGTAACAAGGCCCAAGGCTAACAATCCAGAAGATAAAGAGATATTGACATCCTTTGTGAAAGGTGGGGAGTTGTTATCTGATGGTAAGTTTTATTTCGTCAATAGTGACGTTGGGATGTTCGTTTACGATATTAATACAGCAGAGCTGACACACCTGACGAAGTCATTTGAAAATGTCGATCCGTTTCTTACTTATGGCTTCTACCCACCACTTCCAAACGAACCGCTTAAACCCCTTTACTACTATGCTGGCGTATTGCTGCAATATGATCCGCAGTTGGAAACGCTAACTGAGATCTATAAAGCGCCGAAAGCAAATAAGCATTTAGCGGTCGATATCACTACCTACACCATAGATAAAAATAATATCTTGTGGTTGTCGCTATCATCCTTTGGTTTGATTGGTCTGACGTTAGATGGTTACGAGCCAATTTATAACATCGATTTAAAAGCCCACAAAATAGATACTTTGATGTATGAAATGCGCCAAGACAAGGAAGGTATGATTTGGATGTCATCTCACAAAGGTATTTGGCGTCTAGACCCAGATAATTTGCATTTACAACAATTCACGACCGAAGATGGCATACTTTCTAATGAGTTTAACGGTGGCGCGTCGGTGATGTTGGAAGACGGTCGCATAGCCTATGGTATGTTGAAAGGGTTTGTGGTGTTTTCTCCCGATGACAACAGACCTAAAAAGCCATTACTTGATCATGTCAATATCACCAGCGTGGATTTAATTTCTCGCCCAAATCAAAAAGCCGGATTAAAGCAATTTGATCACATCGAGCTTGAGCATGATGACATTGGACTCGAAGTGTCATTCTCTGCAATGGCATTTAGTTATCAGGATCGGATTATTTATGAGTATCAAATATCTGGTGGTCAGAAGATCCTGAGTCGTAATCAAAATCGCGTGGTATTTCCTAAACTTAATCCCGGTGAATATGCGTTAAAAGTTTGGGCTAAAGATCCGTTAACGGGAGATTATACACCGCCTGCAAAATTAACCATTAATGTAAATTACCCCGCGTGGCGCTCACCTGTTGCGATTGCCGGATATGTTTTTCTTACGCTCTTACTACTGTCTCTTTGGAGCTATCGAAAGTATCGCGTTGAGCAACTTATTCTTGCCGCTCATAAGGAAACACAAGACCGCGAAGCTAGGTTGAAAATGGCGCTAGAGGGAAGTAACTCCGGCGTATGGGAGTGGCATGCGGGTAGTACCTTAATCTATCAGCCTCGATTAGTTACGGAGCTCGATTACGAGCTTGAGAGTGTTGGCTTGGATGATTATCTGCAAAAGATACATCCCTCGGATAGAGCCATGTTTCGCTTACAGTGGCTTGAGTTCGTCACAACGAACAAAGGCTTTATCGACTGTACTTATCGATTAAAAGACAGCAAAGGTCAGTGGCGTTGGTATAAGGACTTTGGCAAGGTACTTGAGTGGGATGAAGGTAATCCAACTCAGGTGGCAGGCACCTATACCAACTTAACGCGTGAGCGTTTATTTGAAGAGCGAGCCGCATTATTTGGGGCGGCGTTTGAGCAGACCCGTGACTGGGTAATGATCTTAGACAAAAGACTGCGTATTCAGGCTTGTAATCGGGCGATGCAAAATGCCTTTAACCTTGACTCTATCCCATCATCAAGCACTGCGGTGAAGCTTGGGATGTCGAGACAAAAACGTATGATGTATCTACGCCAGACGTTGGCGCTGGCTGTGCATCAGCATTTAAGCTCTGAGGAAGTGGTGAGTTTGCCCAATGGTGATGAAAGAGACGTACTTATAAAAATTAGTGCCGTGGCGAATAGCGATGGTGAACTATACAGTTATGTGGTGGTGCTTACCGATATTAGCCAGCAAAAGCGCACAGAAAAAGAGCTATACCAGCTTGCTAACTATGATTTACAAACTAAGTTACCAAATAAAGCGTTATTGATGGATAGAGTGCAGCACGCAATCGTGCATTCGCAACATACACATTTCGCACTTTTGGTCATAAAGTTTAACCGTTTGCAGAACCTATACGATATCTATGGTGCAGACTTTGTTGCTGAGTTGCTTCCTCTGCTTGCAACAAAGCTACGCTGCTGCTTCCGTGAGTTAGATAGCTTAGCGACGGGACATGATAAGTCGTTTTATGTGTTGATGGAGCACCTCGACAACCCTGAACAGGTTCATCAGTATGTTGAGTGTTTGGTTCACTCATTTAGTACTCCAATTGAAGCCGCAGGGCATACCGTACTTATGCAACCTGCCATTGGTATTGCAATGTATCCCGACGATGCGTCAGACGCTTTTGAGTTAAACCAAGCAGCAAAGGCTGCGCTTGAGCATGTTAATGTACAGCAAATTTCCAGTTATCAGTTTTTTCGCGAAGAAATGAATGGCAAGGTTAGGCGTTCACGAGAAGTCGAGCAAGCACTTATGAGGGCCTTAAAAAATGGTGAATTTAGTAATCATTATCAGCCTATTGTCGATGTAGAAAGCGATACTCTGCTTGGCTTTGAAGCGCTATTACGCTGGCCTGAAAATAGCGAGTTTTGTGCGCAGGAGTATGCGCTTGCTGCTGAACATGCCGGTGTCGTTACCGAGCTTACCTTACAAACACTTTCTCGGGCATTAGTTGAATTGAGACACTGGCAAACCATGAAGCAAGACCTATATATATCCATTAATCTCTCGGCCATTGATTTTGAATCCTCAAGCTTAGTCGAGGATATTCAACAAGCACTGTGCCGCAGTAAAGTGTCGGGTCATTCTGTGGCCTTTGAGATAACAGAAACAGCTCTGCTTTCTAACGTTGAGAGCGCGGTGAAAGTGATGAAAGAAATAAAAGCACTGGGCTGTCGTATCTATATGGATGACTTTGGGACGGGGTATGCCTCTTTGACCTATCTGCAACAATTGCCTATTGATGTCATCAAGATAGATAAAAGCTTTGTACAGCAAATTGCTGAGGATCCTGAAAGCTATTTAATTATTCGCTCATGTGTAAATTTAGCGCATGGATTGGGATTAAAATGTGTCGCAGAAGGGGTGGAAAACGATCTACAGTATCAACGCATCAAAGCAGAGCAAGTTGATTATTATCAAGGTTACCGTTTCAGCTCGGCGATTAGTGGCGAACAAGTCGCGCAGCTACTCTCTGAAATATAG
- a CDS encoding aminotransferase class V-fold PLP-dependent enzyme codes for MLPVLRILLIEQEPAVLQALSSNLSKTIPNFEREDVQIDIIECLELSKALEHVTEDGDIQAVVLSWDVQQKSGEQTYSRFIEQLKSIRLELPVYVIGDDTKGLEIVNESEEIESFFFKDEVISDPEAILGYMINDFDDRAETPFWTAYRSYVGEANDSWHTPGHSGGSSFRNSPYIKDFYQFYGRNVFVGDLSVSVDSLGSLSDSTNTIGRAQESAAATFEVKRTYFVTNGSSTSNKIILQTLLRKGDKVIIDRNCHKSVHYGILQSASFPIYLSSILNPKYGIFAPPSLADIKQAIEQNTDAKLLVLTGCTYDGLLSDLKQVVEFAHQHGIKVFIDEAWFAYSLFHPSLRHYSAIHAGADYVTHSAHKVVSAFSQASYIHINDPDFDADFFREIYSIYASTSPKYQLIASLDVCQKQLEMEGYKLLNALLNHVAEFKQQMASLKHIKVLDKQDFMNIFPHFSGDNMGHDPLKILIDISELPYSLKDIHKFLLDEIGLEIEKYTHSTILVLLTLGGTRSKIIRLYNALKKLDGGKVKLSKSTRRSRLPENLPAIDLACIPSDAFYGERESVPISKSNNRICAGLVTPYPPGIPLLVPGQHITQEHIEYLKELAGQGLTIQGSFDGEIYVLKEQEEK; via the coding sequence ATGCTACCTGTCCTTCGTATCTTGTTAATAGAACAAGAGCCAGCTGTATTGCAAGCGCTCTCAAGCAATCTGTCAAAAACGATCCCTAATTTTGAGCGAGAGGATGTTCAAATCGATATTATTGAATGTCTCGAACTTTCAAAAGCCTTGGAGCATGTCACTGAAGATGGTGATATTCAAGCTGTCGTGCTGAGTTGGGATGTGCAACAGAAAAGTGGCGAACAAACCTATAGTCGCTTTATCGAGCAATTAAAAAGTATTCGTCTAGAATTACCGGTTTATGTTATTGGTGATGACACTAAAGGGCTTGAGATAGTCAACGAATCCGAGGAAATCGAGTCTTTCTTCTTTAAAGATGAAGTTATCTCAGATCCTGAAGCCATTTTAGGGTATATGATCAACGACTTTGATGACAGAGCCGAGACGCCATTTTGGACGGCGTATCGCAGTTATGTCGGCGAAGCGAACGACTCTTGGCATACTCCAGGTCACAGCGGCGGTTCAAGCTTTAGAAACTCTCCTTATATCAAAGATTTTTATCAGTTTTATGGCCGTAATGTATTTGTCGGAGACTTGTCGGTATCGGTTGATTCGTTAGGTTCACTGTCAGACAGTACCAATACCATTGGCCGCGCTCAGGAGTCCGCTGCAGCAACGTTTGAGGTTAAACGCACTTACTTCGTGACCAATGGCTCGTCCACCTCGAATAAAATCATTTTGCAAACCCTACTTCGCAAGGGCGATAAGGTGATCATCGACCGCAACTGTCATAAGTCTGTGCACTATGGCATTTTGCAATCGGCCAGTTTCCCTATCTATTTATCGAGCATTTTAAATCCCAAATATGGCATATTCGCACCGCCTTCACTGGCTGACATCAAGCAGGCGATTGAACAGAATACCGATGCAAAACTACTGGTACTCACAGGCTGTACCTATGATGGTTTGCTGAGCGACCTAAAACAAGTCGTAGAATTTGCCCATCAGCATGGCATCAAAGTCTTTATTGATGAAGCTTGGTTTGCTTACTCGCTATTTCACCCTAGCTTGCGCCATTACTCCGCCATTCATGCAGGTGCCGATTATGTCACCCATTCGGCGCATAAAGTCGTATCAGCATTTTCGCAGGCGTCTTATATCCATATTAACGACCCTGATTTTGATGCTGATTTCTTCCGTGAGATTTACAGTATCTACGCCAGCACCTCGCCAAAATACCAACTGATTGCGTCTTTGGATGTGTGCCAAAAGCAGTTAGAGATGGAAGGCTATAAATTACTCAATGCGCTGCTGAACCATGTTGCAGAGTTCAAACAGCAGATGGCCTCGCTCAAACATATAAAAGTGCTTGATAAGCAAGATTTTATGAACATATTCCCACATTTTAGTGGCGATAATATGGGTCATGATCCGCTTAAAATCCTCATCGATATTAGTGAACTGCCATACTCATTAAAGGATATTCATAAGTTTCTGCTAGACGAAATTGGGCTGGAGATTGAGAAATACACCCACAGTACCATCTTAGTCTTACTAACCTTGGGTGGTACACGCTCAAAGATCATTCGTTTATACAATGCCTTAAAGAAGCTCGATGGCGGCAAGGTAAAACTATCGAAGTCAACGCGACGCTCACGCTTACCTGAGAATTTACCCGCTATTGACCTTGCTTGTATTCCTAGTGATGCCTTCTACGGTGAACGTGAATCTGTGCCTATTAGCAAGAGCAACAACCGTATTTGTGCAGGTTTAGTCACCCCGTATCCTCCGGGTATTCCGCTTTTGGTGCCGGGTCAACATATTACCCAAGAGCATATTGAATATCTCAAGGAACTGGCAGGCCAAGGATTGACCATTCAAGGTAGTTTCGATGGTGAGATCTACGTGCTTAAGGAGCAAGAGGAAAAATAA
- a CDS encoding SIMPL domain-containing protein: MSTMSKYLAPAALLSLAVIVSGWMVKSTILEVKGMERTVSVKGLSEKEVTADTVIWPVFYRDADNDLEALVERTEKKNAAIRAFLTLHGFDASELSISAPSITDKYAQEYGQNNQGFRYVAKAGVTVYSNNPDKVSQALGQLSELAKQGIAITKDDYQNRVEYLFTGLNDIKPEMVQEATQKAREVAVKFAKDSDSVLGKIKSARQGQFSIRDRDSNTPQIKIVRVVTSVEYYLSD; encoded by the coding sequence ATGTCTACTATGAGTAAATATTTAGCTCCTGCGGCTTTGCTATCACTGGCGGTGATAGTGAGTGGCTGGATGGTAAAATCGACCATTCTAGAAGTAAAAGGAATGGAGCGAACGGTAAGTGTAAAGGGGTTATCGGAAAAGGAAGTAACGGCAGATACGGTGATTTGGCCTGTATTTTATCGTGATGCAGATAACGATCTGGAAGCGTTGGTTGAGCGCACTGAAAAGAAAAACGCAGCTATCCGCGCGTTCTTAACCTTACATGGCTTTGATGCTTCCGAGCTTTCGATATCAGCGCCTTCTATTACAGATAAATACGCCCAAGAGTACGGACAAAATAATCAGGGATTTCGGTATGTGGCAAAAGCTGGTGTGACAGTGTACTCCAATAATCCAGATAAGGTATCGCAAGCGCTAGGGCAGTTAAGTGAGCTGGCCAAACAAGGTATTGCCATCACCAAAGATGATTATCAAAATCGAGTTGAATATTTGTTTACTGGCCTTAATGATATTAAGCCTGAAATGGTGCAAGAAGCCACACAAAAAGCACGAGAAGTGGCGGTCAAATTTGCTAAAGATTCCGACTCTGTACTTGGCAAAATAAAATCAGCAAGACAAGGGCAATTTAGCATTCGCGATAGAGACAGTAATACACCGCAGATCAAAATTGTACGTGTGGTCACGAGCGTAGAATACTATTTATCGGATTAG